TCACCTGACCTCAGGTCTGAAGTTAAGTTTTATGTAGGTTCCTAAAATCGGCTAAGTACACTTGCCTTACGGATTAGGACGGAAGAAGCATAAATTCTAAAATTCCACTAACAAATTAGTACTTACTACACTTACGTGCTTCACTGCAAAAGCTCATTAGTAACCAAACACATAAATATATGCTCATACTAGAGGTGTCAAACGCGTCGGGTTGACCCGGGACCGGCCCGACCCAGGCCGATTGAAACCTGGACCGGCTCGGCACttagggggtggggtggggtgggttaCTGGGGTTAGGGGTTGGTCCGTTCACTTTAATTCATTCGATTATCGGTCAACCAATATCCCTGTAGAACCGGTTAATCGGCCCGCCCCGGTTTAAAGGCtggatttcattttttttaaaggttttagagtctaaggcaatgcaaaacctttgatttactcttttttcgttaatttacttgttaaatgtaaacatttcaatttgtaagtttgaatttataataaatgtagcacttgcaatttataagtgcaaattttttccatcttcattgtattatttatatttttactttatattaatataaattacaatagttatacaaaatacaaaaaaaaaacactaaCTCGGCTCGGCCCGCCCCCTTGGACCCGTTACCCTTACGATTTATTTTTTATCCGGATGAATCCGAACTCATTAAGCCCGGTAACCCCTAATCCGTAACCGGCCCGGTTCGAAATCCGAACGGTTTTAACTTTTACCTACCTAGCCCGGCCCGGCCCACCAATTAGACACCCTTAGTTCATACATACTTTCATCTCATATTTTTACTTAGAAAAACCTACTAATTGTGGTAGATTTATTGGCAAACTACAGTTAGGAACATAAAGTCAAAAGTCAAAAGTCATGCACGTCACAACTGTTAGAAAAATGTGTCTGATTGGTCAACTTTAGGCTTATTATAGGTGTTCAATCCGAACAAAAGCTACTTAAGGTGTCTAAATGAAAATAGTGATGACTTTAGGTGTTTAACTATCTATTCAGCCAACATATATGTACCTTGAGTCTCATTAAAAGGGACCAATATGAAAATATTTAACTTAAAAAAGGGAGCCAATCTGATTGAATAGTAAAAATCATATTCTATGACGAATAATATATTTCTTCCCTTAGCTGCAAAACTCACCTACTTCATCGGCTCAGTGCTACTACGCCCTTTCTCCTCTGTAAAATAATCGCTTTTCCAAGCAGCCCAAGTCTCTTTCCTACAGACCCAATTGGCTAAACTCGTAAAATTCTCTTTCATTATCTGTCCTAATTTTGCAAATTTATGCTTATAACTTTGTATAGTACTGTAAATTACATTCAGATAGCACTTATTGAAgcctaattaatttttttttgcaagTTTTCATTTTGCAGAAATGTGTTACTTTGAATTTGTGCATATTTTGTTTCATATGGCACAAAGATCGGATTTATACTTTGATAAGTATTACTCCCTCAGTCTGAATTTATGTAGCGATGTTTGACCAGCAACGAAGTTAAAAATaggacttttgaaacttgtgatctaAATAAGTCGTAAATATGTGTGTGGCTAGGAATAATCTCATTTAGGGTAATTTGAGATGTTTAAGTTAAATTATCATTCATTTTTAGATATATGGAGttaatgagagaaataaaacgttTTGAAATTTGTGATCTAAAAAAAATTAGACTTGTGGCTATACATTTTCTCATTAAAGGTAAActgaaaagtttaaagttaaattgaaTTCTAAATATATAATTGggtcattttcttttgggacagAACTAGAAAAGAAAGGATGTTACATTTTATGTGACAGTGGGAGTAAAAAAGATAAAAACTTTAtctgttttattaaaaaaaggtAAATACTTTATCTGTTCTATTAAAAAAAAGCACTTTATTTGTTCTAGTATGACATTTACAATTGACCATTTTGCTTATATGAATTAACTAAGAAGTGTATATTGTTGCTTGTTAGTGAGGATACATATAGCTATAGCTGAACTTAACTTGTTTGGAACTAAAGAGTAGTTATTATATATTGATGTTGGTCTTTCGAAATCAAATACAACTATTCAATGACCTTAGCATATTGTAGGTGTTTGTTTTTAAGaattttttcttttcaatatgCATGAGCGAgtatactgggtttgttgttgttgttgttgttgtaatatgCATGGCGAGTATTTGCTAAATGTCCCATCGAAGAAGGAAATTAAAGCAATGAAATTTCGAGCAAGTTTTTATTCTTGTGAACTGCTTCTGTAGATCTTAGTTTAACTTGAAGCAAGTTGTATATTAGCCAAAAAAGGATACAAAAAAAGAGAGTGAAAAAGGAAGTTGCATTTATCCAATGCATAGTGGGAAAAGAAGATTCACTGCATGTGGTATTTAGTTATTTGTTTGACTTTCTTTAGACACCAATGTCCGGTGGCAGAGTCAGGAATTTTAACTAAGTGGATATTCAAAAAATTCGAATATGTGACCTAAGGCAATTTTTGAACTACATTCTCTTATGTCAAGGGGATTctaaagtttttatatatatatataaataaaatatatatgtatatgtataaatgaaCAAATTGTTTTTACCCTATTTGCATAGTACAAATTATCAAGGAAGGGAATTCAATTGAACCCCTTTTCTTGGCTGTGGCTCTGCCACTGTCGATGATGGGTCTCAAAACTTGCCCCGTTTTTGGTCATTTGAACTTTCATTAATCCAACAGAtacttgtttgtttgtttgttttcatAGTCAGTTACCCAATCTTTTTCATGACAATATGTGAACTTTCAAGATGTGAAAATGTGCTCCCCGAAAGAATTTCCTCTGGGGTTGGATGCAAGTACTGAGGAAGAATACTCTTCTCAATCTAGTTTGCTCCAAGATTTCACTAGCATCCCCACCATTGATAAGGCATGGACTTTCACATCTGATGGTGgtatgatttctttaattcttcattcGCTTTGTTTGGTAGATAAAAAACTGATGTAGTTCTAGTTAAATTATTGCATTCCCACTTAAtatatttctttattctttaaCTGCTGCTAGATCATAACTATTTTTTTTGTTACATTTCACTGCACAAAAAGGTTCCCAGGGTATGTTCGATAAGCCAACCGAATCTCCTAGCCAACAAGAAGAGAAGATACATATTATCTTGTCATATTTCAAAAGAAAGTACAAATGATGTGGACTTTCAATGGGCTGCATTTCCTATTGAGATATCCAATGTTTCTCTGATGATCCCATCACCTTCAGATTCAAAGCTTCTTGTAGTTCGAAATCCTGAAAATGATTCTCCGACCAAGTTTGAAATTTGGGGTCAATCTCTGGTGGAAAAGGAGTTTTTGGTTCCTGCCTCTGTCCATGGCTCCGTATATTCAGATGGGTGGTAAGTTATTATATGAACACTTAACTTTACTTACTTCACTTCCAGATTCACATACTCAATGTGCATTAATATTTGATAATGCAGGTTTGAGGGAATATCGTGGAACAACGATGAAACTCTTATTGCTTATGTCGTTGAGGAACCGGCTCCCTCAAAGCCTACATTTACTACTTTTGGTTATAAGAAAGAGAATTCTATAGAAAAAGAATGTGGTAAGTGGAAAGGTCAAGGGGACGGGGAAGAGGAGTGGGGGGAAACCTATGCTGGAAAAAGACAACCTGGTCTTTTCTTCATCAATGTCAACATGTCTGTTTATTTATTATATTGCACATATATAAGGGCAGCCGGTGCTCtagctcccgctatgcgcaggTTCAGGTGAAAGGTCGGACCACATTGGATCTTATCGTACAGTCTTACCttgtatttctgcaagaggctgtttccgtGTGACCTCTTGGTCACATGGCGACAACTTTTTCTGTTGCCCCAAAGCTCCCCTTCAGTTTTGATGTTTTTAGATATCAATTCTAATTATGATTTTGTGCAGTGGAGAAGTACGTCCTGTTCAAGGAATCGAGAAGTCACCGAGTGTCGGACAAGTTGTATGGGCTCCATCCACTGATAGATTGCAACAATATCTGGTTTTTGTTGGGTGGCCTTCAGATACTAGAAAGTTGGCATAAAATATTGCTATAACAGGCCTTGTGCCTTATATGCTGTTAGAGCTCCATTTTCAAAGTCAGACATCCATCAATCTGGGTAATTACTTATTAGTTGCTAGAAAAGAAAATGTTGTGGATTAACATCTTCTTCTATATGAATGTATATAGGGGACTTAGCTATAGGGAATTCCTTTATATTTGATATATGCTATTTTACTAATTTCGATTGACATTTTCTCACTTTCAGAACTCATGCAGCTGACAATGTATCTTCAATTAAGCTGACACAAAGCATAAGTAGTGCTTACTTTCCTCGTTTCAGGTTTGTCTTGAATTACTGGTCTGGCCaacccctcccccctccccaaaataaaaaggagaaaaataagcACCCAAGGGCGTGGCCTAATGGTCAATGGCGTGGGATGAGAACCATGAGGCCTTAGGTTCAACTCCCAGTCGAGGCAAAAACACTAGGTAATTTCTTCCATTATGTCCAAGCATTGATAGACAGAGTTGCCCGATACCAATGCTGGTGGGAGGTAACACATGCCCTgtggaattagtcgaggtgtGCGCAAGTTGGTCCAAACACCAcgggtaaaaaagaaaaaaaaaaagataatgtaGAAAAACAGGAAGAGCAGATATGTAGATGAATTTCTGAAATTGGTGGAGACATGTCCTTATTCCCTTGATTTTCTCTTTTAGATAACAATCGTTAAAACATCAGTAGGTTCCATGTAAGGAGTCTTGCAGCTTCCTCGTGTTATTTAACAGCTGCAGGTATTTTGCTTGATAAAATGGAACTAATTAATCTTTTCAATAAATTTCCAGTCTAGATGGAAAATTGCTTCTGTTTTTGTCCGCTAGAAGTTCAGTAGATTCTTGGGCACATTCTGCAACTGATTCACTTCATAGGATTGATTGGTCATTCAATGGAAAGCCAACTCCAGATGCTAAAATTATTGATGTGGTACACTCACTTTTTGTGATTCTGATTACTTGCATCAGCACTTTGAAGCCGGTCATTGTTAGCCATTTTAAGTAGTATTATTATATTTGATTCCGAGCTTTATCCTACTGCAGGTTCCTGTTGTGATGCGTCCTGAAGATGGCTGCTTCCCTGGCCTTTACTGCTATAGTGTTCCTAGTAGACCTTGGATTTctgatggatatactatgatcTTATCTTCTATCTGGGGCAGCACAAAAGCAATAATTTCAGTAAATGTGATAAGGTAACCGAATATTTTGTTATTCAATGTGAATGGCATCACGACATTCTTTGAATTCTTTTTCCGTATCTACAAGTTTATAGTAGTGAAATGCGTCTTTGTCAAAAATGATAGCGGAAAGGTATCACGCATTAGCCTTGGAGACTCTAGCTTCTCTTGGAATGTGGTCGCACTAGATGGTGACAACATCATAGCTAGTAAGAGTCAGTGTATATTTCAATTTATACTGGTTCCTGTAATAGTAGTCCCATTAATCAAAGAGTCTATCATATTTTTTTTGGGTTAAAGTCTGTAGTAGTCCCGTTGATGTTCCTGCAATCAAGTATGGGTCCCTTGTCCGTAAGGCATCCGCAGAGGCCTCATGGAGTTGGTTAGATGTTTCAAGCCCCATGTCTAGATAGATGCTTTGAAAAGGTCAGTCTTTTTTtcgttgtttcttttttcttttacttattgtttcATCTAGTCTGTTCTGTTTGGCATTTACTTGTTAGGAAGgctattttgaaattgaatgtcccAATAATTCTCACAGGTTACGTCTTTGCTGTCTTCACGCCAATTTAGTATTATGAGGATTCCTGTCAGGGATATCTCTGAGAACCTTACTAAAGGtaatatatgtcacgacccggatttcccaccctcaggagtcgtgatggcgcctactaatgagagctaggcaagccaatccttaactgcttacatcATGAACAATTacctcttttaacaattatcggcgatagcatgaaagcaacagaattaaataaatatgcggaagacttaaatttaaaaaaaaactgaacaataatgcgagaatcaacatatgcctctacccaagaactggtgtcacattactcacgaacttctaagagtgctaaatacaaccgtttgaaagaaaatataaactgtttgtctcgaatatatgagataacagacggaaataaaagatagaggagacgtcggacctgcgaacgcctgcaaggctaccttagtgtctcactggactgaaggctagctcccgcgctactgctgttgtccaaaacctggatctgtgcaaaagagcacagagcgtagtatcagcacaaccaaccccatgtgctggtaagtgtctgacCTAACCCCGGctaggtagtgacgaggctaagaccagactccagataaacctgtacagttatataatatatggcagaaaagtaaacaagtaataagcagttaaagctggggaaggggaacatgcttcggggatagcagttaaaagaaataacagggaataataaggaagctagcactataacttctatcacaaatgaagaaaataaaggcaactttcactttcagtttcctcttgttgcaggcgtgcaacccgatcccatttctcatatctcgtggtaggcgtaccacccgctcccatttcattctatctcgtggtaggcgtaccacccgctcccatttcattatatcttgtggtaggcttaccacctgttcccatttcataatatcttgtggtaggcgtaccacccgctcccatttcatcaatcttgtggtaggcgtaccacccgctcccacttcataatatcttgtggtaggcgtaccacctgctcccatttcataatatcttgtggtaggtgtaccacccgctcccatttcataatatcttgtggtaggtgtaccacccgctcccatttcatcaatcttgtggtaggcgtaccacccgctcccatttcatattatcttgtggtaggcataccactcgttcccatttcataatatcttatggtaggcgtaccacccgctcccatttcagttcatcacacaatcacaagtaatcccggcaagggaacataagtaatataataacttcccgacaagggaacaaggatatcaaaatagtcatcccggcaagggagaatcagctataaccaatctcactttgctagtactcagttcaattaatggaaatacttaatcatagaggatcattaattaaagtatacaaggtgtcattcaaaaacacaacaactttcaagttaagacccacggtcatgcttgacaacaacatatagatactcgtcaccatgcctgtacgttgtactcaacaagaagcaagtagcaaatatgactcaactcctaatccctcaagctagggttaaaccaaacacttacctcgatgccttgaacaccactcaagtctcaattatagctttacctcttgattccaccaccaatccgctcgaatctagtcataagttacttaatcacattaataaatgctaaatgaatcaaccccaatgcatgaaaatgcgtttttcaaagttttacccaaaagacaaaattcacccccgggcccacgtggtcgcaacccgaggttcggaccaagacccgattacccattcccccacaaattcaaatatatggtttgttttgaaatcggacctcaaattgaggtccaaatccctaattttagaaaaacctaggttctacccacatcacccaatttccccatgaaaatctttgatttgaagttgaaatcatgttgaaagatgttaagaagtgaagaaaataagttagaaatcacttaccaatcgtttcggagaagaaaagttgtttgaaaaatcgcctcttatgttttggggttttgaaaagtgtaaaataactgaaattcacgtgtatttatacccctctgaagttCCCACCGTGGACCGCAAGAAGGACCGCGGCTGTGCaggctccctgaagacctgcggaTCATTGCCCCGTGCGGACCACACCaagccgaccgcggccgcacaacacccaccgcggaccgctcaaggcgaccgcggccgagctggcccctccgcggccgCACGTAATTGCTCGCGGACCGcgcaagagggttcagagacttgtcaaaattcctgaacctgcaacatctgatcttctaaagcctaaggcatcccggaacctactagaaactcacccgagcccttgaaactctaaaccaagcatgcacGCTACCTCAAAAATACCCTACGAACATATTTgtgtgatcacatcaccaatataacatcataaacatcgaattgagcctcaagatctatgaaatttctcagatttccttttaaacatcaatttcccAATTTGGGTCCAgatcacgtcaaatgacgtccgttttttaccaaactttacaggagtgattcaaatcatatataagactcgtaccggacgtcggaaccaaaatacgagcccgataccattactttctaatcaaatttcatttccattttctttaaacattttcagaaaacaatttcacttaaaaattcataactcgggctggggacctcggaattcaattccgggcatacgcccgagtcccatatttttctacggaccctccgggattgtCAAATCACGGTTCctggtccgtttacctaaaatgttgactgaagtcaaatttattcattttgaggtcaaaacttagcaattttcacaagatttcacatttaagctttccagctacgcgcccggattgcacacacaaatcgaggttactctaaatgaggttttcagtgCTTCGGAGACACAGGtttcaattagaaacaggtgatgacccttttgggtcgtcacattctccacctctaatcaatcgttcgtccttgaacggacagaaaaaggaagtacttgagtcggggaaaagatgaggataccggtcccgcatatcggactcgtaATCCCATGTTGATGCCTCagggggctgacctctccactgaacacggaccgaaggaaaactcttcgaccttagctggcgaacctgtcggtctagaatagccaccggcttctcctcatacgacaaatccttgtccaactggacaatgctaaaatctaacacgtgggatggatcgccgtgatatttctgaagcatggacacatgaaacactggatgcacggctgataagctaggcggtaatgcaagtctataagccacctctcccactcgatcaaggatctcaaatgtaccaatgaacctagggctaagcttgcccttcttcccaaatctcatcacgcccttcataggcgacactcggagcaacacccgctcaccaaccataaaagccacgtctcgaaccttacgatctacatagctcttctgcctggactgagctgtacgaagcctatcctgattgatcctgaccttgtccaaggcctcctgaaccaaatttgtacccaacaaccgagcctctccctgctcaaaccatccaaccggagatcgacaccgcctaccatacaaagcctcataaggagccatctggatactcgactggtagttgttgttgtaggaaaactctactaaaggcaagaactgatcccacgaacctccaaagtcaataacacaagctcgaagcatatcctccaatatctgaatagtccgctcggactgtccatccctctgaggatgaaatgttgtactcaactcaacctgggtgcctaaccctcgctgaactgctctccagaaacgcgaggtgaactgcgtacctcggtccgaaatgatagatatcggcacaccatgaagacgaacaatctcccatatatagatctcagctaacctctcggacgaataggagattgccacatgaatgaaatgcactgacttggtcagcctatcaacaatgacccaaactgcatcgagcTTCTTCCGGGtcaacggaagtccagtaacgaagtccatagtgattctctcccacttccactcgggaagctcaatcctctgaaataaaccaccaggcctctgatgctcatacttaacctgttgacaattcaaacaccgagccacataggcaacgatatccttcttcattctacgccaccaataatgctgccgcaatcctgatacatcttcgcgacgcccggatggatagagtaccgggaactatgggccttctctaaaatcaactctcgaagcccatccacattaggcacacaaactcgaccctgcaatctcagaactccatcatcacctaaggtaacctgcttggcactcccacactgcaccgtgtctataaggacacacaaatggggatcatcaaactgccgatcacagatacgctccaataacgaagaacgagcgaccgtgcaagctaatactcgactaggctcagaaatatctaacctcacaaatcgattggccaaagcttgaacatccaaagcaagcggcctctcaccgactggaatataagcaagactgcccatactggctgactttctactcaaagcatcggccaccacgttgacctttcccgggtgatataggatagtgatgtcataatcttttaacaactccaaccacctcctttgcctcaaattcaactccttttgcttgaacaaatgctgaagactcttatgatccgtaaacacctcacatgccacgccatacaggtaatgcctccaaatcttcaatgcgtgaacaatggctgccaactccaaatcatgcactggatagttcttctcatgaaccttcaactgcctcgaagcataggcaatgaccttgccatcatgcatcaacactgcaccaagtccaatgcgatatgcatcacaataaatggtgtaaggccctgaacctgtgggcaaaactgaCACTAGCGTCGTAGTCAGGGTTGTCttaagcctctgaaagctcgcctcacactcgtccgaccatctaaaatgggcacccttctgggtcaacctggtcatcggagcTGCAACAGATGAGAACCCTTcgacgaaccgacgatagtagcctgccaatcccaagaaactccgaatctctgtagctgatactggtctaggccagttcttgattgcctcaatcttctttggatcaacctgaataccctctgctgatacaacgtgacctaggaatgccactgaactcaaccagaactcacacttcgagaacttagcatataactgattatccttcagagtctgaagaaccactctgaggtgttgctcgtgctcctcctggctgcgggaatatatcaggatatcatcaataaagactatcatgaacaagtccaaataagggctgaacactcggttcatcaactctataaacactgctgggggattggtcaacccgaatgacataaccaagaactcataatgcccgtaccgagtgcggaaagctgttttagggacattggatgccataattctcaactggtggtagccagatctcaagtcaatctttgaaaataccttggaaccctaaagctgatcgaacaaatcatcaatcctcgacagtggatacttattcttaattgtaaccttgttcaattgccggtaatcaatgcacattctcatcgaaccatcctttttctttacaaacaaaattggtgcaccccaaggcgaaacgttgggtctaatgaaacccttcttaaGCAAATCCTAcaactgttcctttaactctttcaactctggcggggccatacgatatggcggaatagaaatgggccgagtgcccggagccagatcaatgcagaa
This genomic stretch from Nicotiana sylvestris chromosome 9, ASM39365v2, whole genome shotgun sequence harbors:
- the LOC104240370 gene encoding acylamino-acid-releasing enzyme 1-like — its product is MQVLRKNTLLNLVCSKISLASPPLIRHGLSHLMVVPRVCSISQPNLLANKKRRYILSCHISKESTNDVDFQWAAFPIEISNVSLMIPSPSDSKLLVVRNPENDSPTKFEIWGQSLVEKEFLVPASVHGSVYSDGWFEGISWNNDETLIAYVVEEPAPSKPTFTTFGYKKENSIEKECVEKYVLFKESRSHRVSDKLYGLHPLIDCNNICIKYCYNRPCALYAVRAPFSKSDIHQSGTHAADNVSSIKLTQSISSAYFPRFSLDGKLLLFLSARSSVDSWAHSATDSLHRIDWSFNGKPTPDAKIIDVVPVVMRPEDGCFPGLYCYSVPSRPWISDGYTMILSSIWGSTKAIISVNVISGKVSRISLGDSSFSWNVVALDGDNIIAICSSPVDVPAIKYGSLVRKASAEASWSWLDVSSPMSR